CGCTCGCTCGGCCTGACCGTCGAGCACCCCACCGACCTGGTCCGGGTGCCGATCGCCTCCTTCGGCCACCACACCGGCTACCTGTACGACGTCGCGTCGCTGTGCGCCGAGCTCACCAAGGCGGGCTTCGCCGACGCCCAGGAGTGCTCCCTGTCCGACAGCCGGCACGACGCGCTGCGCGGACTCGACAAGCGCACCGGTGAGGGCGGCGCGCAGATGGCGATCGAGGCGGTCCGGTGAGCTCCCCGGCCGACGGTCCGGTGGCGGGTCTCACCACGTCGGCGGGCCTCGGCTTCCGCGACCTGGTGTTCTCCGACCTGCTGCGCTACCGGCCCGACGTGCGACCGTCGTGGCCGGCCGTCGCGATGAAGGCGGTGTCCAACCCCGGCCTGGTCGCCTCGGTCATCCTGCGGGCCCAGCAGATCGCCGTCCGCCGCGGCCGGACCCGGCTGGCCTTCCTGCTCCGCTCCATCGGGATGATGCTGGTGAGCGCCGACTTCGTGCCGGGCATGGACGTCGGCCCGGGCCTGCTGATGCCCCACCCCAACGGCGTCGTGATCGGCAACGGCCTGCGGGTCGGGGCGAACGTCACCTTCGGCGGCGGCGTCACCGCAGGCGTGAAGCAGCCGGACACGCCACCGGAGGAGGACGGCTTCCCCACGGTGTGCGACGGAGCGATCGTGCTCGCGAACGCGGTCCTGGTCGGCAAGGTGACCGTGGGCCGCTACGCCCAGGTCGGCGCCAACTCCGTGCTGCTCTCCGACGCCCCGGAGCGCGCGGTGATGTTCGGGGTGCCCGCCCGCAAGGTCGCGGTCCGCGAGGCGATCATCCCGGGCTCGTACGAGCGGATCGAGTAGCCGACCGAGGTCGGCCGCACGGCCGGCAGCGTGGCGCACGGCCGCGAAGCGGCACGGTGTGAAGCCCGCGGGGCGAGCGAAGCGAGGCCCCGGGCGGCGAGCGCCGTCTGCGACACGCTCGGCCCAACAAGTCAGTCAGCGGCAGATCTCGCAGGAGGGCGGCCCGAGCTGCGGGTCGTGCGCGGCCACGAACTCCTCGACGCGCGGCGAGTGGATGATGCCCTTGTGGGCGGCGACCTTGTCGACGTCCCAGTCCCACCACCTGATCCGCAGCAGCGCCTCCCGGACGGGCTGCTCGAAGCGGTACTTGATGTGCTTGGCGGGGTTGCCGCCGACGATCTCGTAGGGCTCGACGTCGCGCACCACGACGGCACGCGTGGCCACGATCGCGCCGTCGCCGATGGTCACGCCGGAGGAGACGATGGCCTCGTAGGCGACGAACGCGTCGTGCCCGACGGTGATCGGCCCCTTGTTGTGGATGGCGTCCGGAGCCTGGACCCACTCGCCGTTCTCGACGTGCGCGTGGACGGTCGTGACCCAGTTCGCGTGGTGCAGGCCGCCCGGCATGAAGATCGCCGTCGGGTTGACGCCCGCGTAGCTCTTCACGTGAACGGGCTGGCCGTCGTTCTCGACGGTCTCGACGATCTTCATCCACGGGTAGGACGGGTACTCGAAGGTGAGCAGCCGCTCGTCGAGCTCGTCGAAGTGACGCAGCTGGGGGCCGTCCACCCAGCGTCGGACGCTTCGCCTGAGCCGGGCGGCGATCTTCTCGCGGACGGTCCTGGGAGCAGGGACGCGCATGTCGGCGGTCATGGGAGAGGAGGCTACCGGTGGAACGCCCGTCGTGACGTCCGAGTTGCGGCTATGGTTGGCCCGCCATTTCCGGGCGAGACGAGGAGCACGCTGGCATGCAGGATCGGGTCGAGCAGGTCGTTCGAGAGTTCGTCGCGCGGGTGAAGCCCGAGGCCGGTGAGATGACCGTCGAGACGCCGCTGTACGCCGACGGCGTGGGTCTGGACTCCCTGGAGGCCGCCGAGCTCTCCGCCGTCCTCGAGGACGAGTTCGGCACCGACCCCTTCCAGGGCGAGACCATGCCCGAGACGCTGAGCGACATCGTCTCGTTCTACGCGACCGCCTGAGCCGGGCCCGGACCCGCGTGATCGAGTTCCTGCGCCGCGGCGCGGAGACCGGGCCGGAGCGGCCGGCCGTGGTCACCCACGAGCGGAGCGTCTCGTACGCCGAGCTGCTCGCGATGGCCGAGCGGGCCGCGACCGGGCTGGCGGCGCTCGGCGCCGACCGGATCGCCCTCGCCGACCACGAGGCGGCGCCGGTCGTCGCGATGATGGCCGCCGGCGCGGCGACGGGGGTGGAGGTCTGCCTGCTGCCGCCCGACGACGCGGAGCAGGTGCTCGAGCTGGTCGCGCGCTTCGACCACCCGGTGGTCCTCACCGATCGCGACGACCTGCCGGGGGCCGCACTGCCCGACGGGGTACGTCGGGTCGGCCTCGCCGAGCTGCTCGCGACTCCCGCGCAGAGCGCTCCCGGCGACCTGCCCGCGCACCGGCCGCACCTGGTGCTCACCACCGGCACGACCGGCGCACCGCGCGGCGTCCGGCACGACTGGGGCCGCCTGGTCCGCACCACCGCGCACGTGCGGCCCGCCGCCGACGAGCGTTGGCTGCTGGCGTTCGGGTTGCACCAGTTCGCAGGGCTCCAGGTGCTGCTCCATGTCTTCGCCGCCGGCGCGACCCTCGTCGCTCCGGCGCCGCGCCGTCCGCGCGAGGGTCTCACGGCCATGCGGGAGCTCGGCGTGACCCACGCGAGCGCCACGCCGACGTACTGGCGCTTCCTGCTCGCCGAGCTGCGCGCTGACGGGGGACCGGTCCCCGGCCTGCGCCAGATCACGCTGGGCGGCGAGGCGATCCCCGGCCCGCTGCTGGGCGAGCTCGCGACGACCTTCCCCGACGCCCACGTCTCCCAGGTCTACGCCGCGTCCGAGTTCGGCTCCACCGGGTCGATGCGCGACCGCCGCGCCGGCCTGTCGACCGCGGTGCTGGAGCGCGGCGAGGACGCCGACATCGCGCTGAAGGTCGTCGACGGCGAGCTGTGGATCCGCTCGCGGACCGGCATGGTCGGGTACTACGGCGAGCCCGACATCGACCCCGAGGAGTGGCGGCCCACCGGCGACCTGGTCGCCGTCGAGGACGGCCGCCTGGTGTTCCTCGGCCGCTCCTCGGAGATCATCAACGTCGGCGGGGTGAAGGTGCACCCGCTCGTCATCGAGGAGCGGATCGGCGCCGTGCCGGGCGTCGACGTGGCCCGGGTCTACGGGAGGCGGAACCCGATGACGGGTCAGATCGTTGCGGTGGAGGTGGTGGCGTCCGCAGGCGCGGACACCACCGCGATCGACGCCGCCATCCGGGCGGCGTGCGCCGACCTCCCGTCGGCGTCCCGCCCCCGCAGCATCCGGTTCGTCGACGAGGTCAGCACGACCGGGAGCAAGATCGTCAGGAGACAAGCACCGTGAGCGAGACCAGCACCGCCGAGCCGCGCGTCGTCGTCGTCACCGGCGGCAGCCGGGGACTCGGGGCCGGCATCGTGCAGGCCTATCTCGACGACGGCGACATCGTCGCTACCTGCGCCCGCAGCAGCACGCCCGAGGTGGAGAAGTGGCAGGGCGACCCCGCCGTCGCCGACCGCTTCCTGTTCCGGCCGGCCGACGTGTCGAGCTCGGCGGACTGCGCGGCCTTCGTCAACGCCGTCATCGAGAGGTACGGCCGCATCGACGTGCTGATCAACAACGCCGGCGTCGCGCGCGACGGCGTGATCGGGCTGACGTCCGACGAGGACATCGACGTCGTGGTCGACCTCAACGTCAAGGGCTCGCTCTACATGGCCCGCCAGGTGAGCCGCCGGATGATGGTCAGGCGCAGCGGCACGATCGTCAACATCTCCTCGGTCGTCGGCCGCTCCGGCTACCGCGGCCTCGCCGTCTACAGCGCCACCAAGGCCGCGCTGGAGGGCATGACCCGCGCGCTGGCCCGCGAGCTCGGCACCCGCGGCATCACGGTCAACGCGATCGCGCCCGGCTACCTGCGCACGGAGATGAGCCACGGTCTCGACGAGGAGCAGCTCCAGCAGATCGTCCGTCGTACGCCGGCCGGGCGGCTCGGCGACCCCGAGGACATCGCCCGCGCCTGCCAGTTCCTCACCGACCCACGCAACACCTACCTCACCGGCCAGGTGCTCGTCGTCGACGGCGGCCTGACCGGCTGACCGGGCCCGCCGCCCGGGTCAGTACCAGGGGCGGCGCAGCCCCCGGGCGGCCGCGTAGGTGCCGTAGGCGAGCTCGGCGGCCCGCCGGACCCGACGCGTCTCGTAGGGCGCGGCCAGCGCGGCGTCGTACCGCGTCAGGGCCTGCTCCCAGGCGACCTGCAGCGTCTGCGCGGGATCGGAGTCGGGCCGGATCCGGCGGGCGACGTGGGTCCACAGCTGCTCGTCGAGGCGGGTACGCCGGGCGAGCAGCTCCTCGGTGCGCCCGTCGAGCTCGGGCCCGAGACGTGGGCGGCGCCGGCGCGGCACCGAGACCCGCTCGTTGAGCCGGATGTCGGGCAGCTCGAGCCCGATCGCCTCGCCCAGGTGCTCCAGGAAGCGCGGGTCCTCGACCAGGCCGACATGGTCGAAGCGGTCGAGCGAGTCGAGTGCGGCGCCGAGGACCTCCTCCTCGTGGCGGTCCTCGATGAACGACGTCGGCGTCAGCAGCGGGTGCGGCCACGCGAGGAAGCGGGTGATCGTGTTGTCGATATTGGGCGCGATCATGGCGTGGTCGAGGTAGTCGCCGAGCCGGCCGCGGGCGACCCGGAAGGCCACCGAGCCCGCATGCCCGAAGTGGCGCAGGTCGAAGTCGGACAATGCGCGGCTGTGCACCCACTGCGAGAGCACCCGCAGCCGCGGGTGCCGCAGGATCGTGACCTCCTGGCGGTCGTCGTACCGCGCGCGGGTGGTGCCGGGCGCGACGTGGCCGGTGATGAAGTCGCCGTCCTCGGGCAGTTCCTCCGGGCTGCGCACGAAGGTCGCGGCCGCCTGCGGGCGGAGCGCGTCGAACCGGTCGTAGCCGCCGACGAGGGAGAGGTCGACGCGGTAGACGGTCGTCGCGTCCGCGGGCAGTGCCGCCACGATCGCGTTGCGCACGGAGGTGCCGGCGCACTTCGGGATGTGGTTGAAGATGAGAGGTCGTTGGGGGGACGGCGCGCTCACGGAACTCCTTTCGCGGGCCCGGCGGCGTTCGCCGCGCACCCATCGGGCCCGGGTTCTCCAACGACCGTCCTGGGCCCGGCGTTACCCGTATCCTGCACCCGTGTCGACGTCCTCCCCCGCCACGTCCGTGTCCGCGGCCGACCGGCACCGACCGGTCCCGTGGTGGCTGCTCGCCGGGGCGGGTGTGCTGACCCAACTGCTCACCATGGCCAGCGGCATCATGGCCGCGCGGATGCTGGGTGTCGAGGGCCGCGGCCAGGTCCTGCTGGTGGCGACCCTCGGGGCGGTCGCCGCGCAGCTGACGCTCGGCGGCGGCCTGCCCAACGCGATCACCAAGCAGCTCGCGGAGCGCGGCATCCCGGCCCGCGACGGACTGCGCGGACTGGCGCGCTCCTGGCTGGTGATCGGCCTGGCGGCCGGCGCGGTGGCGGCGGCGTACTTCGTGTTCGTCGACCGCGACCGGCTCGGGGTCGACACGGCCCTGCTCGCCGTCGCGGTCGTGCTCACCGCGGTCAACGCGATGGCGGCGCGGATCCTGATGGGGGCGATGCTGGGGGAGGGGACCGAGCCGATCCGGATCGCGCTGACCGGGGTGCTGCCCCAGGCGGCCGTGGTGGTCGCCTTCGGCGTCTGCCTGGCCTTCGATTGGAACCTCGGACCGGTCGGTGTCCCGTTCGTCATCCTGGCGTTCAGCGGTGGCGTGCTGCTGGCCCGGATCCGGAGCCTGCGTCCCTCCCTCGGCCCGGACGCGCCGCGCCTGGACCGCGACGAGCTGCGCAGCCTCGCGCGCCGCGGGCACGTGAGCAGCGTCGGACCGATCGACGGCCTCCAGCTCGACCGCTTCCTGGTGGGCTCCCTGCTCGGCAACACGATGCTGGGCCTGTACGGCGT
This region of Nocardioides sp. L-11A genomic DNA includes:
- a CDS encoding lipopolysaccharide biosynthesis protein, translated to MSTSSPATSVSAADRHRPVPWWLLAGAGVLTQLLTMASGIMAARMLGVEGRGQVLLVATLGAVAAQLTLGGGLPNAITKQLAERGIPARDGLRGLARSWLVIGLAAGAVAAAYFVFVDRDRLGVDTALLAVAVVLTAVNAMAARILMGAMLGEGTEPIRIALTGVLPQAAVVVAFGVCLAFDWNLGPVGVPFVILAFSGGVLLARIRSLRPSLGPDAPRLDRDELRSLARRGHVSSVGPIDGLQLDRFLVGSLLGNTMLGLYGVASALSALHNVLGMSLAGVALPRLAVLQTDPPAEREYVRRTLTLTVVLMLVITVPLELAMEPLVRWTFGAEFLGAVECARWVVLAACLLGTRRVLIAVLQARDHARYASVVEFVLAAALAAGIVVAALNDSIVLVGILLTAVAVAACLLLGFGVLVTTASGRVTESGSAKSAADGAAGA
- a CDS encoding CatB-related O-acetyltransferase, encoding MTADMRVPAPRTVREKIAARLRRSVRRWVDGPQLRHFDELDERLLTFEYPSYPWMKIVETVENDGQPVHVKSYAGVNPTAIFMPGGLHHANWVTTVHAHVENGEWVQAPDAIHNKGPITVGHDAFVAYEAIVSSGVTIGDGAIVATRAVVVRDVEPYEIVGGNPAKHIKYRFEQPVREALLRIRWWDWDVDKVAAHKGIIHSPRVEEFVAAHDPQLGPPSCEICR
- a CDS encoding class I adenylate-forming enzyme family protein, with product MIEFLRRGAETGPERPAVVTHERSVSYAELLAMAERAATGLAALGADRIALADHEAAPVVAMMAAGAATGVEVCLLPPDDAEQVLELVARFDHPVVLTDRDDLPGAALPDGVRRVGLAELLATPAQSAPGDLPAHRPHLVLTTGTTGAPRGVRHDWGRLVRTTAHVRPAADERWLLAFGLHQFAGLQVLLHVFAAGATLVAPAPRRPREGLTAMRELGVTHASATPTYWRFLLAELRADGGPVPGLRQITLGGEAIPGPLLGELATTFPDAHVSQVYAASEFGSTGSMRDRRAGLSTAVLERGEDADIALKVVDGELWIRSRTGMVGYYGEPDIDPEEWRPTGDLVAVEDGRLVFLGRSSEIINVGGVKVHPLVIEERIGAVPGVDVARVYGRRNPMTGQIVAVEVVASAGADTTAIDAAIRAACADLPSASRPRSIRFVDEVSTTGSKIVRRQAP
- the fabG gene encoding 3-oxoacyl-ACP reductase FabG; the protein is MSETSTAEPRVVVVTGGSRGLGAGIVQAYLDDGDIVATCARSSTPEVEKWQGDPAVADRFLFRPADVSSSADCAAFVNAVIERYGRIDVLINNAGVARDGVIGLTSDEDIDVVVDLNVKGSLYMARQVSRRMMVRRSGTIVNISSVVGRSGYRGLAVYSATKAALEGMTRALARELGTRGITVNAIAPGYLRTEMSHGLDEEQLQQIVRRTPAGRLGDPEDIARACQFLTDPRNTYLTGQVLVVDGGLTG
- a CDS encoding acyl carrier protein; this translates as MQDRVEQVVREFVARVKPEAGEMTVETPLYADGVGLDSLEAAELSAVLEDEFGTDPFQGETMPETLSDIVSFYATA